A single Chloroflexota bacterium DNA region contains:
- a CDS encoding nucleotidyltransferase family protein: MALPFDLSKLVEFCRRNYINRLALFGSAIRDDFQPDSDIDVLVEFEPGHVPGLAFFALQDELAAMFGRAVDLHTPKSLSRYFWEQVLKEAKLLYAQE, from the coding sequence CTTTACCCTTCGATCTCAGCAAATTGGTCGAATTCTGCCGTCGCAACTACATCAACCGGCTGGCCCTCTTTGGCTCGGCCATTCGCGACGACTTCCAGCCAGACAGTGATATAGACGTGCTGGTGGAATTCGAGCCGGGCCATGTGCCGGGGCTGGCATTCTTCGCCTTGCAGGACGAGTTGGCGGCGATGTTTGGCCGGGCCGTTGACTTGCACACGCCCAAAAGCCTGAGCAGATATTTCTGGGAGCAAGTTCTCAAAGAAGCAAAGTTGCTCTATGCACAAGAGTAA